The following are encoded in a window of Methylocystis rosea genomic DNA:
- a CDS encoding ATP-grasp domain-containing protein, which translates to MTAFDLLDRSDPTAPSEDRGPPPRVAVFTDKLDWHVIRTLRALRRQGATAVAVRLSACKIETGRAHGLIIPGFRDLPDLAIVRAIGDGSLEAITMRLGVLHALEALGVPVLNSARAIERCTDKSMASFLLAQAGLPTPQTFAAQTLAQARAIARRECAQGPLVMKPLFGAQGWGLRLIENDSDLPSLQDARGVFYLQRFVGPARPPFEDMRILVSGGDIIAAMRRRSSHWITNVRQGAKPLAVEPSEREAEIALAAAAALGVDFAGVDIINDERGAPLVLEVNSMAGWSGLQRVTPFSIADRVTADALAQMTRMRLRG; encoded by the coding sequence GTGACTGCGTTCGACCTGCTCGATAGATCCGACCCCACCGCTCCGAGCGAGGATAGAGGGCCGCCGCCGCGCGTGGCGGTCTTCACCGACAAGCTCGATTGGCATGTGATCCGCACGCTCCGCGCCTTGCGCAGGCAAGGCGCAACGGCCGTCGCCGTAAGGCTCTCCGCCTGCAAGATCGAGACGGGCCGCGCCCACGGGCTCATCATCCCCGGATTTCGCGACCTGCCCGATCTCGCCATCGTTCGCGCCATCGGCGATGGGTCGCTGGAAGCGATCACCATGCGGCTCGGCGTCCTGCACGCCCTGGAGGCGCTCGGCGTTCCGGTGCTCAACAGCGCGCGCGCGATCGAACGCTGCACCGATAAATCCATGGCGAGCTTTCTTTTGGCGCAGGCCGGACTGCCGACGCCGCAGACTTTCGCGGCGCAGACTCTCGCGCAGGCGCGCGCCATCGCGCGGCGCGAATGCGCCCAGGGCCCCCTCGTGATGAAGCCGCTTTTCGGGGCGCAGGGCTGGGGTCTGCGGTTGATCGAAAACGACAGCGATCTGCCGTCGCTACAGGACGCGCGCGGCGTGTTCTACCTGCAGCGCTTCGTCGGCCCGGCGCGGCCGCCGTTCGAAGACATGCGTATTCTCGTTTCGGGCGGCGACATCATCGCGGCCATGCGCAGGCGCTCGAGCCATTGGATCACCAATGTGCGGCAGGGGGCGAAGCCGCTCGCCGTCGAGCCGTCAGAGCGGGAGGCGGAGATCGCGCTCGCCGCCGCCGCGGCGCTGGGCGTCGATTTCGCCGGCGTCGACATCATCAATGATGAGCGGGGCGCGCCGCTTGTTCTTGAAGTCAACAGCATGGCGGGCTGGAGCGGACTGCAGCGGGTGACGCCCTTCTCGATCGCCGACAGAGTCACGGCCGACGCGCTTGCGCAGATGACGCGCATGCGCCTTCGCGGCTGA
- the fae gene encoding formaldehyde-activating enzyme — protein MASFFEKILGALFPKPSSGFTSSSGKTSVGESLVGDGNEVAHIDLIMGPRGSAAEKAFANGLVNNKDGFTTLLAVVAPNLLVKPYTMMFNKVTIKNAKQAVQMFGPAQYGVAKAVADSLAEGVIPMSQADDLFICVGVFIHWDANDDQKIQDFNYTATKEAIARAMKGDPSARSVLSARVTAKHPFAAN, from the coding sequence ATGGCTTCGTTCTTTGAGAAAATACTGGGCGCGCTTTTTCCGAAGCCGTCATCCGGCTTCACGTCCAGCAGCGGCAAGACCAGCGTCGGCGAATCGCTCGTCGGCGACGGCAATGAGGTCGCGCACATCGACCTGATCATGGGTCCACGCGGCTCCGCCGCCGAGAAGGCCTTCGCCAACGGCCTCGTCAACAACAAGGACGGCTTCACGACGCTGCTCGCGGTCGTCGCGCCGAACCTGTTGGTGAAGCCCTATACGATGATGTTCAACAAGGTGACCATCAAGAACGCCAAACAGGCCGTTCAGATGTTCGGCCCGGCGCAATATGGCGTGGCCAAAGCGGTCGCCGACAGCCTCGCCGAGGGCGTCATTCCGATGAGCCAGGCGGACGATCTCTTCATTTGCGTCGGCGTGTTCATCCATTGGGACGCCAATGACGATCAGAAGATTCAGGACTTCAACTACACGGCGACGAAGGAAGCCATCGCCCGCGCGATGAAAGGCGATCCGAGCGCGCGCAGCGTGTTGTCGGCCCGCGTCACCGCGAAACATCCTTTCGCCGCCAACTGA
- the fae gene encoding formaldehyde-activating enzyme: MALINKMLVGESLVGDGNEVAHIDLIMGPRGSAAELAFANALVNNKDGFTTLLAVVAPNLLCKPNTILFNKVTIKGAKQAVQMFGPAQHGVAKAVADSVAEGVIPVDEADDIFIAVGVFIHWDASDDKKIQDYNYTATKEAIARAVKGEPKASEVVAKRNEAKHPFAPN, encoded by the coding sequence ATGGCTTTAATCAACAAAATGCTGGTCGGCGAGTCGCTGGTCGGCGACGGCAATGAAGTTGCGCATATCGACCTGATCATGGGTCCGCGCGGTTCGGCGGCCGAGCTCGCCTTCGCCAATGCGCTCGTCAACAACAAGGACGGCTTCACGACGCTGCTCGCCGTCGTCGCCCCGAACCTGCTGTGCAAGCCCAACACGATCCTCTTCAACAAGGTGACGATCAAGGGCGCCAAGCAGGCCGTGCAGATGTTCGGTCCGGCGCAGCATGGCGTCGCCAAGGCGGTTGCGGATTCGGTCGCCGAGGGCGTGATCCCGGTCGACGAAGCCGACGACATCTTCATTGCGGTCGGCGTGTTCATTCACTGGGACGCTTCGGACGACAAGAAGATCCAGGACTATAATTATACCGCGACGAAGGAAGCGATCGCGCGCGCCGTCAAGGGCGAGCCGAAGGCTTCGGAAGTCGTCGCCAAGCGCAACGAAGCCAAGCACCCCTTCGCGCCGAACTGA
- a CDS encoding triphosphoribosyl-dephospho-CoA synthase, protein MANFAADPQEIATGFLAACEAELQAPKPGNVHVFADGHGMTTADFLASAKAAAPFIAAAQSTVGARIAGAVEATRARVGQNTNLGIILLCAPLAQAAATAQSADLRRETGRVLQALDINDAADAFRAIAQARPAGLGDAPQHDVHAPAQTTLLEAMRAAADRDRIAWQYANGFGDIFGLGLTTLAEARARSADAALGTLSVYAAFLAAFPDSHIARKHGAAAAEAVRGEAARFEESFKSAKGRAAAFELALDFDRALKQRGLNPGTSADLTVAVLFADYLGAILARPRKNG, encoded by the coding sequence GTGGCGAATTTCGCGGCCGACCCGCAGGAGATCGCGACGGGCTTTCTCGCCGCCTGCGAGGCGGAGCTGCAGGCGCCCAAGCCCGGCAACGTCCATGTCTTCGCCGACGGCCATGGCATGACCACGGCGGATTTCCTCGCCAGCGCCAAGGCCGCCGCGCCCTTCATCGCAGCGGCGCAATCGACCGTTGGCGCGCGCATCGCCGGCGCGGTCGAGGCGACGCGGGCGCGAGTCGGGCAGAACACCAATCTCGGCATTATCTTGCTCTGCGCGCCGCTGGCCCAGGCCGCCGCGACCGCGCAAAGCGCCGATCTACGCCGGGAGACCGGGCGCGTCCTGCAGGCGCTCGACATCAACGACGCCGCCGACGCCTTTCGCGCTATCGCCCAGGCGCGGCCGGCGGGACTTGGAGATGCGCCGCAGCACGACGTCCATGCGCCGGCGCAAACGACTCTCCTCGAAGCGATGCGGGCGGCCGCCGACCGCGACCGCATCGCCTGGCAATACGCCAACGGCTTTGGTGATATCTTCGGCCTTGGCCTTACGACCCTCGCGGAGGCGCGCGCGCGAAGCGCCGATGCGGCGCTCGGAACGCTGAGCGTGTATGCGGCCTTTCTCGCCGCTTTTCCGGATAGCCATATTGCGCGCAAACATGGAGCCGCCGCCGCCGAGGCGGTCCGCGGCGAGGCGGCGCGTTTTGAAGAGAGTTTCAAGAGCGCGAAAGGCCGCGCGGCGGCGTTCGAACTGGCGTTGGACTTCGATCGCGCGCTCAAACAGCGTGGGTTGAATCCCGGCACAAGCGCCGATCTGACCGTCGCGGTTCTTTTCGCCGATTATCTTGGGGCCATCTTGGCAAGGCCGCGCAAAAATGGTTGA
- a CDS encoding HisA/HisF-related TIM barrel protein, whose amino-acid sequence MQIIPVIDIRNGAVMRARAGARDIYKPISTPLASTSAPADVVAGFLTLHPFEKIYIADLDAIEGRGDNRREIGALSECFPALRFMVDAGAASCDWRGAARINCVIGSESLRDSDSLHAATHDPNVVLSLDFRDEFFLGPDALDQSPKLWPRRIIVMTLTRVGVSAGPDFARVSQIIARAGDRRVFAAGGVRDADDLERLEAIGAAGALVATALHDGALTRADLDRFASAHKKKGSPEAPLSSEPPKLSWRRKDVSR is encoded by the coding sequence ATGCAGATCATCCCCGTCATCGATATTCGCAACGGCGCGGTCATGCGCGCCCGCGCCGGCGCCCGCGACATCTACAAGCCAATCTCTACGCCGCTTGCGTCGACAAGTGCGCCGGCCGATGTCGTCGCCGGTTTCCTGACGCTTCATCCATTCGAGAAAATCTATATCGCCGATCTCGATGCGATCGAGGGACGCGGCGACAACCGCCGCGAGATCGGCGCGTTGTCCGAATGCTTCCCAGCGCTGCGCTTCATGGTCGACGCCGGCGCCGCGTCCTGCGACTGGCGCGGCGCAGCGCGCATCAACTGTGTGATCGGCAGCGAATCCTTGCGCGACAGCGACTCCCTGCATGCCGCGACGCATGATCCCAATGTCGTTCTCTCGCTCGATTTTCGCGACGAGTTTTTTTTGGGTCCCGATGCGCTGGACCAATCCCCCAAGCTGTGGCCGCGTCGGATCATCGTCATGACGCTCACGCGCGTCGGCGTCAGCGCGGGTCCCGACTTTGCGCGCGTCTCGCAAATCATCGCGCGCGCCGGCGATCGGCGCGTCTTTGCCGCAGGCGGCGTTCGCGACGCGGACGATCTTGAACGGCTTGAAGCGATTGGCGCCGCTGGCGCGCTGGTCGCGACGGCGCTGCACGATGGCGCTCTGACGCGCGCCGACCTCGACCGCTTCGCGTCGGCGCACAAAAAAAAAGGGAGCCCTGAGGCTCCCTTGTCAAGCGAACCGCCAAAGCTCAGTTGGCGGCGAAAGGATGTTTCGCGGTGA